Proteins co-encoded in one Streptococcus parauberis NCFD 2020 genomic window:
- a CDS encoding aldo/keto reductase, producing MVETVKMNNGLVIPVLGLGTWMINDENVESVVSQALKLGYRHIDSAQAYGNEAGVGKGIFVSGIPREEIFVTSKVAAEHKNYDDAAASIDESLKKLGLDYLDLMIIHSPQPWTEWRQTDKNYDKGNMEAWRALEDAQKAGKVKSIGVSNFLINDLKNILKHGTVKPVVNQILTHIGNTPFDLIEFCQKEDIILEAYSPIAHGQALQNPTIIEMAEKYQVSTAQLCIKYVMQLGMVALPKSTNPNHMLTNMKLDFTVDSKDMTILKAINVTDYGEYTKFPVFSGK from the coding sequence ATGGTTGAGACAGTAAAAATGAACAATGGGTTAGTCATCCCAGTTTTAGGTTTAGGAACATGGATGATTAATGATGAGAATGTTGAATCCGTCGTATCCCAAGCTTTAAAGTTGGGTTACCGTCATATAGATTCTGCACAAGCATATGGTAATGAAGCTGGTGTAGGAAAAGGTATTTTCGTATCCGGGATTCCTCGTGAAGAGATTTTTGTAACTAGTAAAGTAGCAGCTGAACATAAAAATTATGATGATGCAGCCGCATCAATAGATGAGTCCTTAAAAAAGCTAGGTTTAGACTATTTAGATTTAATGATTATTCATAGTCCACAGCCATGGACTGAATGGCGTCAAACGGATAAAAACTATGACAAAGGGAATATGGAAGCATGGCGAGCCCTTGAAGATGCTCAAAAAGCTGGAAAAGTAAAATCGATTGGGGTATCAAATTTCCTTATCAATGATTTGAAGAACATTCTTAAACATGGCACAGTTAAACCAGTCGTAAATCAAATCTTAACACATATTGGAAATACACCATTTGACTTAATCGAGTTTTGTCAAAAAGAAGATATTATTCTTGAAGCTTATTCACCAATTGCACATGGTCAAGCATTACAGAACCCTACAATTATAGAAATGGCCGAAAAGTATCAGGTGTCAACTGCTCAGTTGTGTATCAAATACGTTATGCAATTGGGAATGGTTGCCTTGCCAAAATCAACTAACCCAAATCATATGTTGACTAATATGAAACTTGATTTCACGGTAGATAGTAAGGATATGACAATTCTAAAAGCAATCAATGTAACAGATTATGGCGAATATACAAAATTCCCAGTCTTTAGTGGTAAATAA
- a CDS encoding zinc-dependent alcohol dehydrogenase family protein, protein MKVATFIEVGKMEVTEFPKPVIEKETDAIIKIVRACVCGSDLWWFRGISKRETNTAAGHEAIGIVEEVGSAVDQVKVGDFVVVPFTHGCGSCAACQAGFDGNCTNHEAGKNIGYQGEYLRYTNANWALVKIPGQPSDYSEEKLNSLLTLSDVMATGYHAAKTAEVKGGDTVVVMGDGAVGLCGVIGAKLLGAKRIIAMSRHKDRQDLALEFGATDIVAERGDQAVVKVMELTDNVGADAILECVGTEQSVDTAVKVARPGAVIGRVGIPQNPNMNTNELFWKNIGLRGGIASVTTFDKEVLLDAVLTDKINPGKVFTKSFALDDIQAAYEAMDKRKSIKSLVIIS, encoded by the coding sequence ATGAAAGTAGCAACATTTATTGAAGTCGGCAAAATGGAAGTGACAGAATTTCCAAAACCTGTTATTGAAAAAGAAACAGATGCCATCATTAAGATTGTCCGTGCATGTGTCTGCGGATCTGACTTGTGGTGGTTTCGTGGTATTTCAAAACGTGAGACAAATACAGCAGCTGGACATGAAGCTATTGGAATTGTTGAAGAAGTTGGCTCAGCAGTAGATCAAGTTAAAGTTGGTGATTTTGTTGTTGTTCCTTTCACTCATGGATGTGGTTCATGTGCAGCTTGTCAAGCAGGCTTTGATGGGAACTGTACAAATCATGAAGCTGGTAAAAATATTGGCTACCAAGGTGAATACCTTCGTTATACAAATGCTAACTGGGCTTTAGTTAAAATTCCAGGACAGCCTTCGGACTACTCTGAAGAAAAATTAAATTCCCTTTTGACCCTTTCTGATGTTATGGCAACTGGTTATCATGCTGCCAAAACAGCCGAAGTTAAAGGAGGTGATACAGTTGTTGTCATGGGTGATGGTGCTGTCGGCCTCTGTGGCGTGATTGGTGCAAAATTACTTGGCGCAAAACGTATTATTGCAATGAGCCGTCATAAAGACCGTCAAGACCTAGCACTTGAGTTTGGAGCAACTGATATTGTTGCTGAACGTGGTGACCAAGCAGTCGTAAAAGTAATGGAATTAACTGATAATGTTGGGGCGGATGCTATTTTGGAATGTGTTGGCACAGAACAGTCAGTCGATACAGCTGTTAAAGTAGCAAGACCTGGTGCAGTTATTGGCCGTGTAGGTATCCCACAAAATCCAAATATGAATACCAATGAGTTATTCTGGAAGAATATTGGCTTACGTGGAGGCATCGCCTCTGTAACAACATTTGACAAAGAAGTTTTATTAGATGCTGTTTTAACAGATAAAATTAATCCAGGTAAAGTATTCACAAAATCATTTGCTTTAGATGACATCCAAGCAGCCTATGAGGCAATGGATAAACGCAAATCCATTAAATCATTAGTTATTATCAGCTAA
- a CDS encoding nuclear transport factor 2 family protein — protein MIPKDLLIDSYRRINQAMVEKDIETLENIISKDSVLVHMTGYVQPLVEWLSDIANDQMIYNSSQFVSATVRDLDNKKMLVIGRSYVVASIWGSRMHKWPLEIKLTFEEINGKWHVTNQIASTF, from the coding sequence ATGATACCAAAAGATTTATTGATTGATAGCTATCGTAGGATTAATCAAGCAATGGTTGAAAAGGATATTGAAACTTTAGAGAATATAATTTCAAAGGACTCTGTTTTGGTTCATATGACTGGTTATGTTCAACCTCTAGTGGAATGGCTTAGTGATATTGCAAACGACCAGATGATCTATAACTCCTCTCAGTTTGTATCAGCCACTGTTAGGGATTTAGATAATAAAAAAATGCTTGTCATTGGTCGCAGTTACGTTGTAGCTAGTATTTGGGGCAGTCGAATGCATAAGTGGCCCTTAGAAATTAAATTGACCTTTGAAGAAATTAATGGCAAGTGGCATGTTACAAACCAAATTGCTTCAACATTTTAG
- the lepA gene encoding translation elongation factor 4 translates to MNSQELKNRQEKIRNFSIIAHIDHGKSTLADRILEKTETVSSREMQAQLLDSMDLERERGITIKLNAIELNYTAKDGETYILHLIDTPGHVDFTYEVSRSLAACEGAVLVVDAAQGIEAQTLANVYLALDNDLEILPVINKIDLPAADPERVRQEVEDVIGLDASEAVLASAKAGIGIEEILEQIVEKVPAPSGDVDAPLQALIFDSAYDAYRGVILQVRIINGIVKPGDKIQMMSNGKTFDVTEVGIFTPKTVGREFLATGDVGYIAASIKTVADTRVGDTITLATNPAAEALHGYKQMNPMVFAGLYPIESNKYNDLREALEKLQLNDASLQFEPETSQALGFGFRCGFLGLLHMDVIQERLEREFNIDLIMTAPSVVYQINTTDGEMVRVSNPSEFPDPTKVESIEEPYVKAQIMVPQEFVGAVMELAQRKRGDFVTMDYIDDNRVNVIYQIPLAEIVFDFFDKLKSSTRGYASFDYEISEYRKSQLVKMDILLNAEKVDALSFIVHREFAYERGKLIVEKLKKIIPRQQFEVPIQAAIGQKIVARSDIKALRKNVLAKCYGGDVSRKRKLLEKQKAGKKRMKAIGSVEVPQEAFLSVLSMDDDTKK, encoded by the coding sequence ATGAACAGTCAAGAACTTAAAAATCGTCAAGAAAAAATTAGAAATTTCTCTATTATAGCCCATATTGATCATGGGAAATCAACTCTCGCGGATAGAATTTTAGAAAAAACTGAAACAGTTTCAAGTCGTGAAATGCAAGCCCAATTATTGGACTCTATGGACCTGGAACGTGAACGTGGGATTACAATTAAATTAAATGCCATTGAACTAAATTATACTGCTAAAGACGGTGAGACTTATATTCTTCATCTAATTGACACACCTGGTCACGTCGATTTTACTTATGAGGTATCGCGTTCTCTGGCTGCCTGTGAAGGAGCGGTTTTGGTTGTTGATGCAGCTCAGGGGATTGAAGCACAAACCTTAGCCAATGTTTATTTGGCCTTAGATAATGACTTGGAAATCTTGCCAGTTATTAATAAAATCGACTTGCCTGCGGCTGATCCTGAACGAGTTCGTCAGGAAGTTGAAGATGTGATTGGTCTTGATGCCTCTGAAGCTGTTTTAGCTTCCGCTAAAGCTGGTATTGGGATTGAAGAAATCTTGGAACAGATTGTTGAAAAGGTTCCAGCACCATCTGGTGATGTCGATGCCCCATTGCAAGCCCTGATTTTTGACTCAGCTTACGATGCCTACCGTGGTGTTATTTTACAGGTTCGGATAATCAATGGTATTGTAAAACCTGGTGATAAGATTCAGATGATGTCAAATGGTAAAACCTTTGATGTTACCGAAGTTGGTATTTTTACACCGAAAACAGTGGGTCGTGAATTCTTAGCAACCGGAGACGTTGGTTACATTGCCGCATCTATTAAGACGGTGGCTGATACGCGCGTGGGTGATACTATCACGCTTGCAACCAATCCTGCTGCTGAAGCCCTGCACGGCTATAAACAAATGAACCCAATGGTTTTTGCCGGCCTTTACCCGATTGAGTCTAACAAGTACAACGACTTGCGGGAAGCTTTGGAGAAGTTGCAGCTGAATGATGCCAGCTTGCAGTTCGAGCCAGAAACCTCTCAAGCCTTGGGCTTTGGTTTCCGCTGTGGATTCCTGGGTCTCTTGCATATGGATGTTATCCAAGAGCGTTTGGAGCGAGAGTTCAACATCGATTTGATCATGACAGCGCCGTCGGTAGTCTACCAAATCAACACCACTGATGGTGAAATGGTACGCGTCTCAAATCCGTCTGAGTTCCCAGATCCAACTAAGGTTGAGTCTATTGAAGAACCTTACGTCAAAGCTCAAATCATGGTGCCTCAGGAGTTCGTCGGGGCGGTGATGGAATTAGCCCAAAGGAAGCGCGGCGATTTCGTGACCATGGATTATATCGACGACAACCGCGTCAATGTTATCTATCAGATTCCTCTGGCAGAAATTGTCTTTGACTTCTTTGACAAGCTCAAATCATCAACTCGCGGCTACGCCAGCTTTGATTATGAGATTTCCGAATACCGCAAATCACAATTGGTGAAAATGGATATTCTCCTCAACGCCGAAAAAGTCGATGCCCTCAGTTTTATTGTCCATCGCGAATTTGCTTATGAACGTGGAAAACTCATTGTTGAAAAATTAAAGAAAATCATTCCACGCCAACAATTTGAAGTGCCAATCCAAGCAGCCATCGGGCAAAAAATCGTTGCCCGCTCCGACATCAAAGCCTTACGTAAAAACGTCCTGGCCAAATGTTATGGTGGTGACGTTTCTCGTAAACGCAAACTCTTAGAAAAGCAAAAAGCTGGTAAAAAACGCATGAAAGCCATCGGTTCAGTTGAAGTACCTCAGGAAGCCTTCCTAAGCGTTCTATCAATGGATGATGATACTAAGAAATAA
- a CDS encoding HD domain-containing protein, with protein MDKELVLKEAQKWVKNKLDGESSGHDWWHIVRVRNTAKTIAEAEGADSFVCQLAALLHDMADEKLNADPEAARQAIIEWLANHLMEPQTSKEILYIIDNMSFKGGQGKVLDTIEGKVVQDADRLDAIGAIGIARCMAYSGHKGRLIHDPNMQPRQDLTPEDYRNGQDTAIMHFYEKLLKLKDLMNTTFGRQMAEQRHNFLLQYLDQFYAEWDGLR; from the coding sequence ATGGATAAAGAGCTTGTTTTAAAAGAAGCGCAAAAGTGGGTGAAAAACAAACTTGATGGCGAATCAAGTGGTCATGATTGGTGGCACATTGTGCGCGTACGAAATACTGCTAAGACCATAGCTGAAGCAGAAGGAGCGGACTCCTTCGTTTGTCAACTTGCAGCCTTACTCCATGATATGGCTGATGAAAAATTAAATGCTGACCCTGAAGCCGCACGTCAAGCAATAATTGAATGGCTGGCTAATCATTTAATGGAGCCACAAACGAGTAAAGAAATCCTTTATATTATTGATAACATGTCTTTCAAAGGTGGGCAAGGGAAAGTTCTTGATACCATCGAAGGCAAAGTGGTTCAGGATGCAGACCGACTAGATGCTATTGGAGCAATTGGGATAGCCAGATGTATGGCCTATTCCGGTCACAAAGGGCGTCTTATTCATGATCCCAACATGCAGCCTCGTCAAGATTTAACTCCAGAGGATTACCGAAATGGCCAAGATACAGCCATTATGCATTTCTATGAAAAATTGCTTAAATTAAAAGACTTAATGAACACCACTTTTGGCCGTCAAATGGCAGAGCAAAGACATAACTTTCTTTTGCAGTACCTTGACCAGTTCTATGCGGAATGGGACGGACTGCGCTAG
- the msrB gene encoding peptide-methionine (R)-S-oxide reductase MsrB — translation MKNEINSKELVNRIGQLAFEVTQNGATEPAFIGRYDNFFEKGIYVDVVNGQVLFSSLDKFNSGCGWPAFSKPVENRAVTHHDDQSFGMRRIEIRSKEANSHLGHVFNDGPSDKGGLRYCINSASLQFIPYKEMAAKGYGNYLALFDGGEDNG, via the coding sequence ATGAAAAATGAAATTAATTCAAAAGAACTAGTAAATCGCATTGGTCAGCTAGCTTTTGAGGTGACGCAAAATGGGGCGACTGAGCCTGCTTTTATTGGTCGATATGATAATTTTTTTGAAAAGGGGATTTATGTTGATGTGGTGAATGGTCAGGTCCTCTTTTCTTCTTTAGATAAATTTAATTCGGGTTGTGGTTGGCCAGCTTTCTCTAAGCCAGTCGAGAATCGTGCGGTGACACACCACGATGATCAATCTTTTGGGATGAGACGGATAGAGATACGAAGCAAGGAAGCTAATTCTCATCTGGGTCATGTCTTTAATGATGGTCCCAGTGACAAAGGTGGTTTACGCTACTGTATCAATTCGGCTTCTTTGCAATTCATTCCGTATAAGGAAATGGCAGCAAAAGGCTATGGTAATTACTTGGCTTTATTTGATGGTGGAGAAGATAATGGATAA
- a CDS encoding Mbeg1-like protein codes for MPTLVDYITENKNKSFKDLPINELDIVAINEIGYLSFDDVVKETITSQSDVYLSELTVDDEKDLLNSVYNYLITKERLNLFHAIRQSKRFKELALSHYINEIDVEFERQFAGMVFKIKSLNHVQVVFRGTDDSLIGWKEDFKLTYMREIPAHRAAISFIKNYLDENPEDQIIVSGHSKGGTLALYGTSFITPSYQEAIKKVYLLDSPGLSEDLLERPGYQSIRKKLIVIRPQESVVGVMLYCDVPPKIVKSSAFGVLQHKTSSWQVDAKGKFVTVPHPSSLSRNLELTFKEWNRQLSKQELKMVCDLFFDALISSGITSLHAFTFDEKAFVNFYQVLSSLRSIDQAHKAVMIKSMRQLIHDYTGIRKREVSEKIQGRIGAILKKRA; via the coding sequence TTGCCGACATTAGTTGATTATATTACAGAAAATAAAAATAAAAGTTTTAAAGATTTACCAATCAATGAATTAGATATTGTAGCCATCAATGAAATTGGTTACTTATCCTTTGATGATGTTGTTAAAGAAACAATTACCAGTCAATCGGATGTCTACTTGTCAGAATTGACAGTGGATGATGAGAAAGACCTATTAAACAGCGTTTATAATTATTTAATAACAAAAGAAAGATTGAATCTTTTTCATGCTATTAGACAATCAAAACGCTTTAAAGAATTAGCTCTTTCACATTATATTAATGAAATTGACGTTGAATTTGAACGCCAGTTTGCGGGCATGGTCTTTAAAATCAAAAGTCTTAACCACGTTCAAGTAGTATTTCGTGGGACAGATGACAGTTTGATTGGCTGGAAAGAAGATTTTAAATTAACCTATATGCGTGAGATTCCAGCTCATCGCGCAGCCATTTCCTTTATAAAAAATTACTTAGATGAAAACCCTGAGGATCAAATCATTGTATCTGGACATTCCAAGGGTGGCACCCTAGCCCTTTATGGAACGAGTTTTATTACTCCTAGTTATCAAGAGGCAATTAAGAAAGTTTATTTATTAGATTCACCAGGCTTATCAGAAGATTTATTAGAGAGACCAGGCTATCAATCAATTAGAAAAAAACTGATTGTTATTCGACCACAAGAATCAGTGGTTGGAGTTATGCTCTATTGTGATGTTCCACCTAAAATTGTTAAAAGTAGTGCTTTTGGAGTTTTGCAACATAAAACAAGTAGTTGGCAAGTCGATGCTAAAGGGAAATTTGTAACTGTTCCCCATCCAAGCAGTCTTAGTCGAAATTTAGAATTAACTTTTAAAGAATGGAATAGACAACTTTCAAAACAGGAATTAAAGATGGTTTGTGATTTGTTTTTTGATGCTTTAATCAGTAGTGGTATCACAAGCCTCCATGCCTTTACTTTTGATGAAAAAGCCTTTGTCAATTTCTATCAAGTTCTCAGTAGTTTACGTTCAATCGACCAAGCTCATAAAGCTGTCATGATTAAATCCATGAGACAATTAATTCATGATTATACTGGTATCCGTAAAAGAGAAGTATCTGAAAAAATCCAAGGACGAATTGGTGCTATTTTAAAGAAACGTGCTTAA
- a CDS encoding SDR family oxidoreductase yields MKKVVLVTGAGQISLAITRRIAYGCQIVLGDKSIVNAQEMATVLSQAGFDVVAKEMDLSDKESILDFITYAQNFGEIHYMINGAGVSPSQASIEKVLAVDLYGTAVLLEEVGKIIAQGGRGVTISSQSGFRMPALTEKQDRALAMTDPNQLLDLDFLQVDQIENSLHAYQLAKRANEKRVMGEAVKWGKRGARINAIAPGIIVTPLALDEFNGPRGDFYKNMFANSPAGRPGAADEVANLAELVLSEQAAYMTGSTLLIDGGATASYFYGPLKPNKES; encoded by the coding sequence ATGAAAAAAGTAGTTTTAGTAACAGGAGCAGGACAAATTTCATTAGCAATTACGCGTAGAATTGCCTACGGCTGTCAAATTGTCTTAGGGGATAAATCAATAGTAAATGCCCAAGAAATGGCGACAGTCTTAAGCCAAGCTGGTTTTGATGTGGTAGCTAAAGAAATGGACTTATCTGATAAAGAATCTATTTTGGACTTTATTACATACGCGCAAAATTTTGGTGAAATTCATTATATGATTAATGGCGCAGGCGTTTCACCATCACAAGCTTCAATAGAAAAGGTTTTAGCTGTCGATTTATATGGGACAGCTGTCCTATTGGAGGAAGTTGGTAAAATTATTGCTCAAGGCGGCAGAGGTGTTACCATTTCAAGTCAGTCAGGTTTTAGAATGCCGGCACTAACTGAGAAACAAGACCGAGCATTGGCGATGACTGATCCAAATCAACTGTTAGACCTAGACTTTTTGCAAGTTGACCAAATTGAGAACAGTTTGCACGCTTATCAGCTTGCAAAACGAGCAAATGAGAAAAGGGTTATGGGTGAAGCCGTTAAATGGGGCAAAAGAGGAGCTCGTATTAATGCTATTGCCCCAGGCATTATTGTTACACCACTTGCTTTGGACGAATTTAATGGACCACGAGGAGACTTCTATAAGAATATGTTCGCTAATTCTCCCGCAGGCAGACCAGGTGCAGCAGACGAAGTAGCTAATTTAGCAGAGCTTGTTCTAAGTGAACAGGCAGCTTACATGACAGGCTCAACACTCTTAATTGATGGTGGTGCGACAGCTTCTTATTTCTACGGACCTTTAAAACCAAATAAAGAAAGTTAG
- a CDS encoding NAD(P)H-binding protein, which yields MKNILIIGATGSLGETLRRKLANQDQYQLTLFSRGSNLLRLNENEQAMAASVFEDEKLNQAMQKQDIVFVALSGNLPEMIKPILKVMYDNKVKRIVFVSSIGIYNEIRGSGNISNNPILQPYRQTADIVEESGLDYTILRPAWFDNGSDTTCQISLKGETVTGHDVSRKAIIELVSTIINQPERYLNQNIALFR from the coding sequence ATGAAAAATATATTAATTATTGGTGCGACAGGATCCTTAGGAGAAACATTACGTAGAAAATTGGCTAACCAGGATCAATATCAACTCACTTTATTTTCAAGAGGTAGTAATCTTCTAAGACTTAATGAAAATGAACAGGCTATGGCTGCTTCTGTTTTTGAAGACGAGAAGTTAAATCAAGCCATGCAAAAGCAAGATATTGTTTTTGTGGCTTTGTCTGGAAATTTACCAGAAATGATTAAACCTATTCTAAAGGTAATGTATGATAATAAGGTAAAGAGAATTGTTTTTGTCTCTTCTATTGGTATTTATAATGAAATAAGAGGCTCAGGAAATATATCAAATAATCCAATTTTACAACCCTATCGTCAAACAGCCGATATAGTAGAAGAGTCAGGTTTAGATTATACTATTCTGAGACCAGCTTGGTTTGATAATGGCTCAGATACGACTTGCCAAATCTCTCTTAAAGGTGAAACTGTAACTGGTCATGATGTTTCTAGAAAAGCCATTATTGAACTTGTATCAACTATTATTAATCAACCAGAACGCTACTTAAATCAAAACATTGCTTTATTTAGATAA
- a CDS encoding GNAT family N-acetyltransferase, translating to MVSIICSKNYKINKQASSEVLRTLPEWFGIEQSTQAYIESACIVPCLIAYDNDEIIGFLSIIESNDFLEIDSMGVKPIYHKRGVGRQLINNLIEYARVNNYLGIIVKTLSDKHPDINYKLTRLFYHHLGFVDKRELLIWGEELPCIEMELLIDEK from the coding sequence ATGGTATCTATTATATGTTCTAAGAATTATAAAATAAATAAACAAGCTTCAAGTGAAGTTTTAAGAACCTTACCTGAATGGTTTGGAATCGAACAATCTACTCAAGCCTACATTGAATCTGCTTGTATTGTACCTTGTCTTATTGCATACGATAATGATGAAATAATAGGTTTTCTTTCTATTATTGAATCAAATGATTTTCTAGAAATTGATTCAATGGGAGTAAAGCCTATATACCATAAACGAGGAGTAGGCAGGCAGTTAATAAATAATTTGATTGAATATGCGAGAGTAAACAACTACTTGGGGATTATTGTTAAAACATTGTCTGATAAGCATCCTGATATAAATTATAAATTGACTAGATTATTTTATCATCACCTTGGCTTTGTTGATAAGCGCGAATTGTTAATCTGGGGTGAGGAACTTCCCTGTATAGAAATGGAGTTATTAATTGATGAAAAATGA
- a CDS encoding GNAT family N-acetyltransferase produces the protein MIRLAEKSDIPGILVLLKDICLIHHQMRPDIFKEGSGKFNRKSLEELLDQPNKPIYVYADKNGQILGHLFLEFKIPDSPVRLPYKSLYVEDLCVSEASRGQGVGKALMSFAENLARENGCYNLTLNVWNANKSAYDFYLGLDFIPQQTQMERIL, from the coding sequence ATGATACGTTTAGCTGAAAAATCAGATATTCCAGGAATTTTGGTCCTTTTGAAAGATATCTGTTTGATTCATCATCAGATGCGACCAGATATCTTTAAGGAAGGCTCAGGAAAATTCAATCGAAAAAGTTTAGAAGAACTCTTAGACCAACCAAACAAACCAATTTATGTTTATGCAGATAAGAATGGACAAATACTTGGTCATTTATTTCTAGAATTTAAAATTCCTGATTCACCAGTTCGTTTGCCATATAAAAGCCTCTATGTTGAAGACTTATGTGTCTCTGAGGCTAGTCGCGGACAAGGTGTTGGAAAAGCACTGATGAGTTTCGCAGAGAACTTAGCACGTGAAAATGGTTGTTATAACCTTACTCTGAATGTTTGGAATGCCAACAAGTCTGCTTATGATTTTTACCTAGGTCTTGATTTTATACCTCAGCAGACCCAAATGGAACGTATTCTTTAA
- the nmlR gene encoding stress response transcriptional regulator NmlR, with product MNIKKVSELTGVSADTIRYYERIGLIPPIGRTQSGIRDFSQHDIDVLEFVRYFRGAGIPVESLIEYIGLVQLGDETIEARLAILQDEKEAMEARLDELNQALDRLNHKIDNYKNKIVPREHQLFDK from the coding sequence ATGAATATTAAGAAAGTAAGTGAATTAACGGGTGTATCAGCTGATACGATTCGTTATTATGAACGGATTGGTTTGATTCCTCCTATTGGGCGGACGCAGTCTGGAATCCGTGATTTCTCACAGCATGATATTGATGTGCTTGAGTTTGTCAGATACTTTAGGGGCGCAGGCATTCCAGTTGAAAGTTTAATTGAGTATATTGGACTTGTTCAACTTGGCGATGAAACGATTGAAGCCCGCTTGGCTATTCTGCAAGATGAAAAAGAAGCCATGGAAGCAAGACTTGACGAACTCAATCAGGCTCTGGACCGTCTCAATCATAAAATAGATAATTATAAGAATAAGATAGTTCCTCGTGAACACCAATTATTTGATAAATAA